In a single window of the Gossypium hirsutum isolate 1008001.06 chromosome A13, Gossypium_hirsutum_v2.1, whole genome shotgun sequence genome:
- the LOC107932397 gene encoding GDT1-like protein 4 isoform X2, with translation MTSIVQGFSKSLAMTVLSEIGDKTFFAAAILAMRHPRKLVLLGCLAALIVMTILSAVVGWAAPNLISRKWTHHITTLLFFGFGLWSLWDAFMENGEAEELAEVEAKLDADWKANPGTVKGGNKADDDSKKERQPFLTQFFSPIFLKAFSITFFGEWGDKSQLATIGLAADENPFGVVLGGILGQAVCSTAAVLGGKSLASQISEKIVALSGGVLFIVFGIQSLLSTES, from the exons ATGACCTCAATTGTGCaa ggCTTTTCCAAGTCTTTGGCCATGACTGTGCTATCGGAGATCGGCGACAAGACGTTCTTTGCTGCCGCG ATCTTGGCAATGCGCCATCCCAGGAAACTTGTCTTGTTAGGATGCCTGGCAGCTTTAATT GTGATGACTATTCTTTCTGCTGTTGTTGGCTGGGCTGCTCCAAATCTT ATCTCTAGGAAATGGACACATCACATTACGACTCTGCTTTTCTTTGGATTTGGCTTGTGGTCTTTATGGGATGCATTTATGGAGAATGG GGAGGCTGAAGAATTGGCTGAAGTTGAAGCAAAACTG GATGCTGACTGGAAGGCAAACCCAGGAACAGTCAAGGGGGGCAATAAG GCTGATGATGATTCAAAAAAGGAGAGGCAGCCATTTCTTACACAGTTCTTCTCTCCCATATTTCTGAAG GCATTTTCCATCACATTCTTCGGTGAATGGGGCGACAAGAGCCAG CTTGCTACTATTGGTTTGGCTGCAGATGAGAATCCATTCGGTGTGGTTCTTGGTGGAATTTT GGGACAAGCAGTGTGCAGCACTGCTGCTGTACTAGGAGGAAAGAGTCTGGCATCTCAGATATCTgagaaaatt GTTGCACTCTCGGGTGGAGTTCTTTTCATTGTTTTTGGAATCCAATCCCTCCTCTCAACAGAGTCTTGA
- the LOC107932397 gene encoding GDT1-like protein 4 isoform X1, whose product MTSIVQGFSKSLAMTVLSEIGDKTFFAAAILAMRHPRKLVLLGCLAALIVMTILSAVVGWAAPNLISRKWTHHITTLLFFGFGLWSLWDAFMENGEAEELAEVEAKLDADWKANPGTVKGGNKADDDSKKERQPFLTQFFSPIFLKAFSITFFGEWGDKSQLATIGLAADENPFGVVLGGILLHSRVEFFSLFLESNPSSQQSLDDLLMQKYYCAVKYMDVLLLGAVYSL is encoded by the exons ATGACCTCAATTGTGCaa ggCTTTTCCAAGTCTTTGGCCATGACTGTGCTATCGGAGATCGGCGACAAGACGTTCTTTGCTGCCGCG ATCTTGGCAATGCGCCATCCCAGGAAACTTGTCTTGTTAGGATGCCTGGCAGCTTTAATT GTGATGACTATTCTTTCTGCTGTTGTTGGCTGGGCTGCTCCAAATCTT ATCTCTAGGAAATGGACACATCACATTACGACTCTGCTTTTCTTTGGATTTGGCTTGTGGTCTTTATGGGATGCATTTATGGAGAATGG GGAGGCTGAAGAATTGGCTGAAGTTGAAGCAAAACTG GATGCTGACTGGAAGGCAAACCCAGGAACAGTCAAGGGGGGCAATAAG GCTGATGATGATTCAAAAAAGGAGAGGCAGCCATTTCTTACACAGTTCTTCTCTCCCATATTTCTGAAG GCATTTTCCATCACATTCTTCGGTGAATGGGGCGACAAGAGCCAG CTTGCTACTATTGGTTTGGCTGCAGATGAGAATCCATTCGGTGTGGTTCTTGGTGGAATTTT GTTGCACTCTCGGGTGGAGTTCTTTTCATTGTTTTTGGAATCCAATCCCTCCTCTCAACAGAGTCTTGACGACTTACTAATG CAAAAGTACTACTGCGCGGTCAAATACATGGACGTGCTGTTGCTTGGTGCTGTATATAGTCTGTAA
- the LOC107932397 gene encoding GDT1-like protein 4 isoform X3 codes for MTSIVQGFSKSLAMTVLSEIGDKTFFAAAILAMRHPRKLVLLGCLAALIVMTILSAVVGWAAPNLISRKWTHHITTLLFFGFGLWSLWDAFMENGEAEELAEVEAKLDADWKANPGTVKGGNKADDDSKKERQPFLTQFFSPIFLKAFSITFFGEWGDKSQLATIGLAADENPFGVVLGGILLHSRVEFFSLFLESNPSSQQSLDDLLMYMPQRRGTPI; via the exons ATGACCTCAATTGTGCaa ggCTTTTCCAAGTCTTTGGCCATGACTGTGCTATCGGAGATCGGCGACAAGACGTTCTTTGCTGCCGCG ATCTTGGCAATGCGCCATCCCAGGAAACTTGTCTTGTTAGGATGCCTGGCAGCTTTAATT GTGATGACTATTCTTTCTGCTGTTGTTGGCTGGGCTGCTCCAAATCTT ATCTCTAGGAAATGGACACATCACATTACGACTCTGCTTTTCTTTGGATTTGGCTTGTGGTCTTTATGGGATGCATTTATGGAGAATGG GGAGGCTGAAGAATTGGCTGAAGTTGAAGCAAAACTG GATGCTGACTGGAAGGCAAACCCAGGAACAGTCAAGGGGGGCAATAAG GCTGATGATGATTCAAAAAAGGAGAGGCAGCCATTTCTTACACAGTTCTTCTCTCCCATATTTCTGAAG GCATTTTCCATCACATTCTTCGGTGAATGGGGCGACAAGAGCCAG CTTGCTACTATTGGTTTGGCTGCAGATGAGAATCCATTCGGTGTGGTTCTTGGTGGAATTTT GTTGCACTCTCGGGTGGAGTTCTTTTCATTGTTTTTGGAATCCAATCCCTCCTCTCAACAGAGTCTTGACGACTTACTAATG
- the LOC107932397 gene encoding GDT1-like protein 4 isoform X4 encodes MTSIVQGFSKSLAMTVLSEIGDKTFFAAAILAMRHPRKLVLLGCLAALIVMTILSAVVGWAAPNLISRKWTHHITTLLFFGFGLWSLWDAFMENGEAEELAEVEAKLDADWKANPGTVKGGNKADDDSKKERQPFLTQFFSPIFLKAFSITFFGEWGDKSQLATIGLAADENPFGVVLGGILLHSRVEFFSLFLESNPSSQQSLDDLLMGSL; translated from the exons ATGACCTCAATTGTGCaa ggCTTTTCCAAGTCTTTGGCCATGACTGTGCTATCGGAGATCGGCGACAAGACGTTCTTTGCTGCCGCG ATCTTGGCAATGCGCCATCCCAGGAAACTTGTCTTGTTAGGATGCCTGGCAGCTTTAATT GTGATGACTATTCTTTCTGCTGTTGTTGGCTGGGCTGCTCCAAATCTT ATCTCTAGGAAATGGACACATCACATTACGACTCTGCTTTTCTTTGGATTTGGCTTGTGGTCTTTATGGGATGCATTTATGGAGAATGG GGAGGCTGAAGAATTGGCTGAAGTTGAAGCAAAACTG GATGCTGACTGGAAGGCAAACCCAGGAACAGTCAAGGGGGGCAATAAG GCTGATGATGATTCAAAAAAGGAGAGGCAGCCATTTCTTACACAGTTCTTCTCTCCCATATTTCTGAAG GCATTTTCCATCACATTCTTCGGTGAATGGGGCGACAAGAGCCAG CTTGCTACTATTGGTTTGGCTGCAGATGAGAATCCATTCGGTGTGGTTCTTGGTGGAATTTT GTTGCACTCTCGGGTGGAGTTCTTTTCATTGTTTTTGGAATCCAATCCCTCCTCTCAACAGAGTCTTGACGACTTACTAATG GGATCACTGTAG